From the genome of Spinacia oleracea cultivar Varoflay chromosome 2, BTI_SOV_V1, whole genome shotgun sequence, one region includes:
- the LOC130467290 gene encoding uncharacterized protein, producing the protein MNICSWNVRGMNDPSKVGDIKNFVNINKISVVALIETRVKLKHSSKIQNKFGAQWHWVSNYDHSDRGRIWIAVYGLHSIETKRSLWRELGSLSALNNLAWLVMGDFNSVLYSGDRVNGNFVTNAETIDFETCLSQTDLTELKSCGHFYSWYKGHEVHRISSRIDRAFGNSCWHGTYSDVVVDYMNPGLSDHTPLAMNYKKGWEKNQATSAMQNIWNKLKAVKVELKALHKQEFAQLENNIEKCRRDLVVAQSISIANPDDNVAQEKEKECVAKLKLFLKVQESAYRQKSRIQWLQLGDSNSKFFFSAMKERYAINSIDVLYDDQDTKLTNETDIQAEIKKIYEKLIGSAATSLTDSLIIPISDLEIDTAIKGINVNKAPGLDGFNSLFFHKTWSIVKADIYNEIREFFDTGVLLKPINNTAVTLIPKIQNASTVKDFRPIACCSVVYKIISKILTARMQGVIGKVVHCAQAGFIIGRNIADNILLASELIKCYFRKNISPRCMIKVDLKKAYDSIEWPFLESMLVELGFPAIFVKWIMQCLGSVSYSILVNDDLLMFARDDIPSVSAIFQAFTKFSKASGLEANLHKSDVYVAGVSDSAASQIVDTLGIAKGSFPFKYLGVPLTTRKLSYTDCKPLIEKTVARIKSWATKFLSYAGRLQLVRSVLFGIQLYWCQIFVMPKKDLTIWNKAAVLKHCWDLSMKQDRLWIKWMHTYYVKHHNFWTMQVPNGLTWSMRKIWANRDVFVDSGDTGQFITHGKYSIQKMYLHLRQNATAVSWKRIVCNSKASPKATFIVWLALQNRLATKERLLKWNMQIDGGCVNCQTQTEQFRPGKERLIGQQRRAEVQSQGTKSAVWHLWKQFTISDCKETLRCDDQMRKCLF; encoded by the exons ATGAATATCTGTAGTTGGAATGTGAGGGGTATGAATGACCCCAGCAAGGTTGGAGATATTAAGAATTTTGTTAATATCAATAAAATTAGTGTAGTTGCTCTCATTGAGACTAGGGTTAAGCTGAAGCATAGTAGCAAGATTCAGAATAAGTTTGGGGCTCAGTGGCATTGGGTCTCTAATTATGATCATTCTGATAGGGGGAGAATATGGATTG CAGTGTATGGTCTTCATTCAATTGAAACCAAGAGATCATTGTGGAGAGAATTGGGTAGCTTAAGTGCTCTTAACAATCTAGCTTGGCTGGTGATGGGGGATTTTAATTCTGTTCTCTACTCTGGGGATAGGGTGAATGGCAATTTTGTCACTAATGCAGAAACTATTGACTTTGAAACCTGTTTGAGTCAGACTGATCTCACAGAGCTCAAAAGTTGTGGGCATTTTTATTCTTGGTATAAGGGGCATGAGGTGCATAGAATTAGTTCAAGAATTGATAGAGCCTTTGGCAATTCCTGTTGGCATGGTACTTACTCTGATGTGGTGGTTGATTACATGAATCCTGGGTTATCAGATCACACCCCTCTGGCGATGAATTATAAG AAAGGTTGGGAGAAGAATCAAGCAACTTCAGCAATGCAGAATATATGGAACAAGCTTAAAGCAGTTAAAGTAGAGCTTAAAGCTCTACACAAACAGGAGTTTGCTCAGTTAGAAAATAACATTGAGAAATGCAGAAGGGACCTGGTGGTGGCTCAATCTATCAGCATTGCTAATCCTGATGATAATGTTGCTCAGGAGAAGGAGAAAGAGTGTGTGGCAAAACTCAAATTGTTTCTGAAAGTTCAAGAAAGTGCATATCGGCAGAAGTCTAGAATTCAATGGCTCCAGCTTGGGGATTCTAACTCCAAATTCTTCTTTAGTGCCATGAAGGAGAGGTATGCCATTAATAGCATTGATGTTTTATATGATGATCAAGATACAAAGCTGACAAATGAGACTGACATTCAGGCTgaaatcaaaaaaatttatgAAAAACTGATTGGTTCTGCTGCAACGTCTCTAACTG ACTCGCTCATTATTCCAATTTCTGACTTGGAAATTGATACTGCTATTAAGGGAATCAATGTGAATAAAGCTCCTGGTTTGGATGGTTTTAATAGTCTCTTTTTTCATAAAACCTGGAGTATTGTGAAAGCTGACATTTATAATGAAATCAGAGAATTTTTTGATACTGGTGTTCTGCTGAAGCCAATTAATAATACTGCAGTAACCTTGATTCCAAAGATTCAGAATGCCTCTACTGTGAAAGATTTTAGACCCATAGCTTGTTGCTCTGtggtttataaaatcatttcaaAGATCTTAACAGCAAGAATGCAAGGTGTAATTGGGAAAGTGGTTCACTGTGCACAAGCAGGATTCATTATAGGAAGAAATATTGCAGATAACATTCTTCTTGCCTCAGAGCTAATCAAGTGTTACTTCAGGAAGAACATTTCCCCCAGGTGTATGATTAAAGTTGATTTGAAGAAAGCCTATGACTCTATAGAATGGCCTTTCCTAGAAAGTATGTTAGTTGAGTTGGGGTTTCCTGCAATCTTTGTTAAATGGATAATGCAATGCCTTGGTTCTGTCTCTTATTCTATCCTAGTGAATG atgatctgCTTATGTTTGCTAGGGATGATATTCCTTCTGTGTCTGCTATTTTTCAAGCCTTTACTAAATTCTCAAAAGCTTCTGGTTTGGAAGCCAATTTGCATAAGAGTGATGTGTATGTTGCTGGTGTTTCTGATTCTGCTGCTAGTCAAATTGTAGATACTTTGGGTATAGCTAAAGGCTCATTTCCTTTTAAGTATTTGGGGGTCCCTCTTACAACCAGGAAACTTAGTTATACTGATTGCAAGCCTTTGATTGAAAAAACAGTTGCTAGGATCAAAAGTTGGGCTACTAAGTTTCTGTCTTATGCTGGAAGACTACAATTAGTAAGATCAGTGTTGTTTGGGATTCAACTTTATTGGTGCCAGATCTTTGTCATGCCTAAAAAG GATTTAACTATTTGGAACAAGGCAGCTGTGTTGAAACACTGTTGGGATTTGTCAATGAAGCAAGATAGATTATGGATCAAATGGATGCATACCTACTATGTGAAACATCATAACTTCTGGACTATGCAAGTTCCTAATGGGCTTACTTGGTCCATGAGGAAAATTTGGGCAAATAGAGATGTGTTTGTGGATTCAGGGGATACTGGTCAGTTCATCACACATGGAAAATACAGCATTCAAAAGATGTATCTTCACTTGAGGCAAAATGCAACTGCAGTTAGTTGGAAGAGAATTGTCTGTAACAGTAAAGCTAGTCCAAAAGCCACATTTATTGTATGGCTAGCACTTCAGAATAGATTAGCTACTAAAGAGAGATTGCTAAAATGGAATATGCAGATTGATGGTGGCTGTGTCAACTGTCAGACACAG ACAGAACAATTCAGACCTGGCAAAGAGAGGTTGATTGGGCAGCAAAGAAGAGCAGAGGTACAAAGCCAAGGGACAAAGTCTGCAGTATGGCATTTGTGGAAACAGTTTACAATATCTGACTGCAAAGAAACTCTAAG GTGTGATGATCAGATGAGGAAGTGTTTGTTTTAA